From a region of the Hymenobacter jejuensis genome:
- a CDS encoding reprolysin-like metallopeptidase, whose protein sequence is MAIQFTRFWQRWRASLLSGLLVAAAGIPRESAAQRVLWADDPQAPAVARRHTKDLLRFRPVSFQLSTLREVLKQAPAEKGAGARNSATVVSLPLPDGTSGRFRVATVPVMAPELAARYPQIRTYEAQGIDDPSATARLDVSPAGFHAQILTGSQTIYIDPASAADATHHLVFSKQAMAPNALGAVCLTGGDTQTAAPAAGALLRSSNGTELRTYRLAVACTGEYAATKQGTKEGALAGIVTSVNRVSGIYERELAIRLVLVAKNDTLIFLDGTTDPYTNNNGEAMLDQNQSTVDQRIGDSKYDIGHVFSTGGGGIAQRPSVCVQGKARGVTGLPNPVGDAFDVDFVAHEMGHQFGADHTFNSTSGNCSGNRSSASAYEPGSGTSIMAYAGICAIDNIQTNSDPYFHSRSFDQILAHVTGPGNCATVTPTGNHPPVVNAGANYRIPISTPFALSGSATDPDGDALTYSWEEYDLGPSGNPNAPTGNAPLFRVFAPATSGFRTFPRLADLLGNTHQIGELLPSYARKLMFRLVARDNRAGGGGVDYDSMNVAVVGTAGPFVVTAPNTVATWQAGASQLVTWDVSNTNQAPISASNVDILLSTDGGLTFPVVLAANTPNDGCESITVPAGTATTTGARLKVQAVGNIFFDISDQNFIIQALTGPTFYLNSSCVEGSLTEVCPGNSVVLPVGASTLQGFSGNVELSAGTLPTGLSVTFAPASISAGTNSQATISVATGTAPGIYIVNLTGTSNGITQSQQVRVRVRDIVTQVPTPTAPTSVVRTTTRPRFEWSAAASATSYDLQVATDAGFTNLIVNQTSISGTTFTLLAPLQANTVYYWRVRGNGLCGPAAYSAATQFQTSTPTCQAYPAAQVPVAIPADAPATATSVITVSTTEIVSAIAIRNLTLTHANVGELQISLTNPAGRTAILIPRICAGTSTFNISLDETAAAALSCPLTAGATYRPANSLSELLNSPANGNWTLTINDNAAGNGGTLTGWNLELCTVLGVPNAPTSLIAFANGTANGTANIDVQWTDNATNETGFELERSPDNNTAYQRIATLPANTTTYTDPVALSGRYYYRVRAVNSAGPSAYSNESIASVVLSSQNAALLKGVELFPNPSAGVFQLTVDNGKQGSLSLRVTDALGRSVTTEALTKSAAPLHHRLDLSQLAKGVYQLHLTLPEGTTVLRLLKE, encoded by the coding sequence ATGGCTATACAGTTTACTAGATTTTGGCAACGTTGGCGTGCTTCGTTGCTGAGTGGCTTATTGGTAGCAGCGGCCGGAATTCCGCGCGAGAGTGCAGCTCAACGCGTTCTGTGGGCCGATGATCCGCAAGCTCCGGCTGTGGCGCGCCGCCATACCAAAGACTTGTTGCGCTTCCGGCCGGTGTCGTTTCAACTCTCGACCCTGCGCGAAGTATTGAAGCAGGCGCCTGCTGAAAAAGGCGCCGGCGCCCGCAACTCCGCAACTGTGGTTTCGCTGCCGTTACCCGATGGCACTTCCGGGCGTTTTCGGGTGGCGACGGTGCCCGTGATGGCTCCCGAACTGGCGGCCCGCTATCCTCAGATCCGCACCTACGAAGCGCAGGGCATCGATGACCCTTCCGCTACGGCACGCTTGGATGTGTCACCAGCCGGTTTTCACGCCCAGATCCTAACTGGTTCGCAAACCATTTACATCGACCCGGCTAGCGCCGCCGACGCAACGCACCACTTGGTCTTTTCTAAGCAAGCGATGGCGCCGAACGCGCTGGGAGCGGTGTGCCTCACCGGAGGCGATACCCAGACGGCAGCGCCGGCTGCCGGAGCGCTGTTGCGCTCCTCTAACGGTACTGAATTGCGCACGTACCGCCTGGCGGTTGCCTGCACCGGCGAATACGCTGCCACCAAACAGGGCACTAAAGAAGGCGCGCTGGCGGGCATTGTCACATCCGTAAACCGCGTGAGTGGCATCTACGAGCGCGAATTGGCCATCCGGCTCGTACTGGTAGCCAAAAACGATACCCTTATTTTCCTCGACGGCACCACCGACCCCTACACCAACAACAACGGGGAGGCCATGCTCGATCAAAACCAAAGCACTGTAGATCAGCGCATTGGCGATAGCAAATACGATATTGGCCACGTATTCAGTACGGGCGGCGGCGGCATTGCGCAACGGCCGTCAGTGTGCGTTCAGGGAAAGGCCCGCGGTGTAACGGGGCTGCCCAACCCAGTGGGCGATGCGTTCGACGTCGATTTTGTAGCGCACGAAATGGGCCACCAATTCGGCGCCGATCATACGTTCAACAGCACCTCGGGCAATTGCAGCGGCAATCGCTCCTCGGCATCGGCGTATGAGCCCGGCAGCGGCACGTCTATCATGGCCTATGCCGGCATTTGCGCCATCGACAACATCCAGACCAACAGCGATCCGTACTTTCATTCGCGCAGCTTCGACCAAATTCTGGCGCACGTTACGGGCCCTGGTAATTGTGCCACGGTGACGCCAACTGGCAATCACCCGCCCGTTGTGAATGCTGGCGCGAACTACCGCATTCCGATCAGCACGCCGTTTGCGCTCTCCGGCTCCGCCACCGATCCTGATGGCGATGCCCTCACCTATTCCTGGGAAGAATACGACCTAGGCCCCTCGGGCAACCCCAACGCGCCCACGGGTAATGCCCCACTCTTTCGGGTTTTTGCGCCCGCTACTTCGGGTTTCCGGACTTTTCCTCGTCTTGCTGATTTGCTCGGCAACACGCACCAAATCGGCGAATTGCTGCCTTCATATGCGCGCAAACTGATGTTTCGGCTCGTCGCTCGGGATAACCGGGCCGGCGGTGGAGGCGTTGACTACGATTCGATGAACGTGGCAGTGGTCGGTACGGCAGGGCCGTTCGTCGTAACGGCCCCAAACACGGTCGCAACGTGGCAAGCCGGCGCTTCCCAGCTTGTAACCTGGGACGTGTCAAACACCAACCAAGCCCCTATTAGCGCCTCCAACGTAGACATCCTCCTATCCACCGACGGCGGCCTGACCTTCCCCGTTGTGTTAGCCGCCAACACACCCAACGATGGCTGCGAGTCGATAACGGTGCCCGCGGGTACTGCCACCACCACTGGGGCTCGCCTCAAAGTGCAAGCAGTAGGCAACATTTTCTTCGATATATCCGATCAAAACTTTATCATTCAGGCACTTACAGGGCCAACATTTTACCTAAACTCTTCGTGCGTAGAAGGCAGCCTGACGGAAGTTTGTCCCGGCAACTCCGTTGTCCTACCCGTAGGCGCAAGCACTTTGCAGGGCTTTTCGGGCAACGTGGAGCTGTCGGCCGGCACCCTGCCGACGGGGCTTAGCGTAACATTTGCACCGGCCAGCATCAGCGCAGGCACAAATTCCCAAGCGACTATTTCCGTCGCAACTGGCACTGCACCAGGAATTTACATCGTCAACCTAACTGGCACCAGCAACGGCATTACGCAATCGCAGCAAGTGCGGGTGCGGGTACGCGACATCGTTACGCAGGTGCCTACTCCCACTGCGCCTACCAGCGTAGTACGCACCACCACCCGGCCGCGGTTTGAGTGGAGTGCCGCCGCCAGCGCTACCAGCTACGACCTGCAAGTGGCCACCGATGCGGGATTTACCAACCTCATCGTCAACCAAACAAGTATTAGTGGCACCACTTTTACGCTGCTCGCTCCACTCCAGGCCAATACCGTTTATTACTGGCGGGTGCGGGGCAACGGCCTGTGCGGCCCCGCCGCCTATTCGGCCGCTACGCAATTCCAGACCAGCACACCTACCTGCCAAGCGTACCCAGCTGCGCAAGTGCCGGTTGCCATTCCGGCTGATGCTCCGGCCACTGCTACTTCTGTTATCACGGTAAGCACGACCGAAATCGTATCGGCAATTGCCATCCGCAACTTGACCCTGACCCATGCCAACGTGGGCGAATTGCAGATTTCGCTTACCAACCCGGCCGGGCGAACAGCCATCCTGATTCCGCGCATCTGCGCGGGTACTTCCACCTTCAATATCAGCCTTGACGAAACAGCTGCGGCGGCCTTGAGTTGCCCGCTTACGGCGGGCGCGACGTATCGGCCGGCCAACTCTCTCAGCGAATTGCTCAACAGCCCAGCCAACGGCAACTGGACGCTGACCATCAACGATAATGCGGCCGGCAACGGTGGCACGCTTACAGGCTGGAACCTGGAACTCTGCACCGTGCTAGGTGTACCCAACGCGCCCACCAGCCTCATCGCGTTTGCCAATGGCACCGCAAACGGAACTGCTAACATCGACGTGCAGTGGACGGATAACGCTACCAACGAAACGGGCTTTGAGCTGGAGCGCTCACCCGATAACAACACAGCCTATCAGCGCATTGCCACGCTGCCCGCCAACACGACCACCTATACAGATCCGGTGGCCCTCAGCGGACGTTACTATTATCGGGTGCGTGCGGTGAACTCAGCCGGACCGTCGGCTTACTCCAACGAGAGCATTGCCAGTGTGGTACTCAGCAGCCAGAATGCGGCATTACTCAAAGGCGTAGAGCTCTTCCCAAATCCAAGCGCGGGCGTCTTTCAGCTTACCGTTGACAACGGCAAGCAAGGATCTCTGAGCCTGCGTGTTACGGATGCTCTTGGCCGCTCAGTTACCACCGAAGCTCTCACCAAAAGCGCTGCACCGCTTCACCACCGCCTCGATCTAAGCCAGTTGGCGAAGGGCGTTTACCAGTTGCATCTGACGCTTCCGGAAGGCACTACAGTCCTGCGGCTGCTGAAGGAGTAG
- a CDS encoding DUF3857 domain-containing protein, whose protein sequence is MHFIKKAASCFGVLLGAASAAYAGGQPKYPVAAIAAALRENAHAVVRQYEETLLVKSPSRTVSTVHRVVTILDENGDSQGRELVQYDQLNSINYLRGAVYDADGRLLHNLRSNNVKDYSLSDGSSLATDNRGRLADLRQTAYPYTVDFEYEVVSDNSLFYSTWSPQTEEQQAVEHATFRVLTPATLPLRYQERHLPKGVKAARSQDGSLEVYQWELANLPAFEDEADSPPISEQVPMVVTAPTTFEVQGHSGSLTSWQQLSQWTYELNAGRDELPETVKARIAALVQGETDERARIRKVYEFLQANTRYISIQLGLGGWQTFPASTVSSTGYGDCKALSNYGKALLQAAGVTSYCALVRADEPDIHTDFPSSQFNHVVLCVPLTKGAKRDTVWLECTSQTIAFNYMGSFTGNRHALLLMPSGGHLVATPKYGAAENRRERRADVYVDAQGNATATIRTVRTGQEQERVSALLTSLDASEQKKKIAESLALANFSITKLNLASTPFPGLPAVTETLALALPNYAAASGKRIFLNINLLSKTSAIVPPVGERQSEVWLSHAYSQADTIRFHVPAGVKPESLPTPVQLTTAFGTYTTQVQALPDGTLQYVRRLSMPHTRFDRTDYPAYVDFRRKISTADKVQVVLLKTDA, encoded by the coding sequence ATGCACTTTATAAAAAAAGCCGCATCCTGCTTTGGGGTGCTTCTCGGAGCCGCTAGCGCGGCGTACGCGGGCGGCCAGCCTAAATATCCGGTGGCTGCAATAGCTGCGGCGCTGCGGGAAAACGCGCATGCTGTGGTACGGCAGTATGAGGAAACGCTGTTGGTAAAGTCGCCGAGCCGGACCGTGAGCACGGTGCACCGCGTGGTGACGATACTCGACGAGAACGGAGACAGCCAAGGCCGGGAGTTGGTACAGTATGACCAACTTAACAGCATCAACTACCTGCGCGGGGCCGTGTACGATGCCGACGGACGGCTGCTTCACAACCTGCGTAGCAACAACGTGAAGGACTATAGCCTTTCGGATGGTTCTAGCTTGGCAACCGACAACCGCGGCCGCCTCGCCGACCTGCGCCAGACTGCGTATCCCTACACCGTTGATTTTGAATACGAAGTAGTTTCCGACAACTCGCTTTTCTACTCAACGTGGAGCCCGCAGACTGAGGAGCAGCAAGCTGTGGAGCACGCTACCTTTCGGGTACTGACGCCAGCTACTCTGCCGCTACGCTACCAAGAACGACATCTGCCGAAAGGCGTGAAAGCAGCTCGTAGTCAGGACGGTTCGTTGGAAGTGTACCAATGGGAGCTTGCCAACTTACCGGCTTTTGAAGACGAAGCCGACAGCCCACCCATTTCGGAGCAAGTGCCCATGGTGGTTACGGCGCCTACCACTTTTGAAGTGCAAGGCCACAGCGGCAGCCTTACGTCGTGGCAACAGCTGAGCCAGTGGACCTACGAGCTCAATGCCGGCCGCGACGAGTTGCCCGAAACCGTAAAAGCCCGCATTGCGGCGCTGGTGCAGGGCGAAACCGACGAACGCGCCCGCATCCGGAAAGTGTACGAGTTTTTGCAGGCCAATACCCGTTACATCTCCATCCAGTTGGGGCTGGGAGGCTGGCAAACTTTCCCGGCGAGCACCGTCAGCAGCACCGGCTACGGCGACTGCAAAGCGCTGTCTAACTATGGCAAAGCTTTGTTGCAGGCCGCTGGGGTTACTTCGTACTGCGCATTGGTGCGGGCCGATGAACCCGACATCCACACCGATTTTCCGAGCAGTCAGTTTAACCACGTGGTGCTGTGCGTGCCCCTCACCAAAGGAGCCAAGCGCGATACCGTGTGGCTCGAATGCACCAGCCAAACCATCGCCTTCAACTACATGGGCAGCTTCACTGGCAACCGCCATGCGCTGTTGCTGATGCCCAGCGGTGGTCATCTGGTGGCTACGCCAAAGTACGGAGCCGCTGAAAACCGCCGGGAGCGCCGGGCCGATGTGTACGTGGATGCCCAAGGCAATGCCACCGCTACCATCCGGACGGTGCGCACCGGCCAGGAGCAGGAACGCGTCAGTGCGTTGCTCACCAGTTTGGACGCAAGCGAGCAGAAAAAGAAAATTGCGGAAAGCCTAGCCTTGGCCAACTTCAGCATCACGAAGCTCAACCTTGCGTCAACTCCCTTCCCTGGGCTGCCCGCAGTAACCGAAACCTTGGCGTTGGCCCTGCCTAATTATGCCGCCGCTAGCGGTAAACGTATCTTTCTGAATATCAACTTATTAAGCAAAACGTCCGCCATTGTACCGCCGGTTGGCGAACGGCAGAGCGAGGTATGGCTCAGCCACGCGTACTCGCAGGCCGACACCATTCGGTTTCACGTGCCAGCGGGTGTTAAGCCCGAAAGCCTGCCGACGCCGGTGCAGCTCACCACGGCTTTTGGCACCTACACCACCCAGGTACAGGCCCTGCCCGATGGCACGTTGCAGTATGTCCGACGCCTAAGCATGCCCCATACCCGCTTTGACCGCACCGATTATCCGGCCTACGTCGACTTTCGGCGCAAGATCAGCACGGCCGATAAGGTACAGGTCGTGTTGTTGAAAACGGATGCGTAA